A genomic segment from Clarias gariepinus isolate MV-2021 ecotype Netherlands chromosome 11, CGAR_prim_01v2, whole genome shotgun sequence encodes:
- the LOC128533580 gene encoding transmembrane 4 L6 family member 1, with protein MCSICGLKYLPVVMILLAVVSTLANVLLLFPGFSYKYLFENHITPEALWCTGIWVSGFVVLVAVRGFSSSDNKKGCCEFRAHMLCRIVNSLVAAAVATFCFQINSLGLTRGPLCLHNGTEGVQWIRPLNRISINAKSYLYEPESWGSACEEPRDVVVWNIVLFSTIMAINGLQAIFCLVQIFSAVRGIICGPAKKKVVPA; from the exons ATGTGTTCGATCTGTGGCCTGAAATATCTTCCTGTGGTCATGATTCTTCTGGCTGTAGTGAGCACACTGGCCAATGTGCTCCTGCTTTTTCCTGGATTCTCCTATAAATACTTGTTTGAAAACCACATCACTCCAGAGGCCCTGTGGTGTACAGGAATATGGGTTTCTGGATTTGTA GTGCTTGTAGCCGTTCGTGGCTTTTCATCAAGTGACAACAAAAAAGGATGCTGTGAGTTCCGAGCTCAT ATGCTGTGTCGGATAGTCAACTCACTTGTGGCAGCGGCTGTAGCTACTTTCTGTTTCCAAATTAACAGTCTGGGGCTAACAAGGGGACCACTATGTCTACACAATGGGACTGAGGGGGTGCAGTGGATCAGACCCCTAAATCGTATAAGTATTAA tgcaaaaAGTTACCTGTATGAGCCAGAGAGCTGGGGCTCTGCTTGCGAGGAGCCTCGCGATGTTGTAGTCTGGAACATTGTTCTCTTCTCTACTATTATGGCAATCAATGGACTTCAGGCTATATTCTGTCTTGTGCAGATTTTCAGTGCTGTGCGTGGTATAATATGTGGACCTGCTAAGAAAAAG GTTGTTCCTGCATAA